The following coding sequences are from one Macaca nemestrina isolate mMacNem1 chromosome 1, mMacNem.hap1, whole genome shotgun sequence window:
- the LOC105482853 gene encoding guanylate-binding protein 1-like produces the protein MASEVHMTGPMCLTENTNGRLMANPEALKILSAITQPVVPVVVVAIVGLYRTGKSYLMNKLAGKKKGFSLGSTVQSHTKGIWMWCVPHPKKPGHILVLLDTEGLGDVEKGNNQNDSWIFALAILLSSTFVYNSMGIINQQAMDQLHYMTELTQRIRSKSSPNENENKDSADFVSFFPDFVWTLRDFSLDLLAEGQPITGDKYLTYSLRLKQGTS, from the exons ATGGCATCAGAGGTCCACATGACAGGCCCAATGTGCCTCACTGAGAACACTAATGGGCGACTGATGGCGAATCCAGAAGCTCTGAAGATCCTGTCTGCCATTACACAGCCTGTGGTGCCTGTGGTTGTGGTGGCGATTGTGGGCCTCTACCGCACAGGCAAATCCTACCTAATGAACAAGCTGGCTGGGAAGAAAAAGG GCTTCTCTCTGGGCTCCACAGTGCAGTCTCACACTAAAGGAATCTGGATGTGGTGTGTGCCCCATCCCAAGAAGCCAGGCCACATCCTAGTTCTGCTGGACACTGAGGGTCTGGGAGATGTAGAGAAG GGTAACAACCAGAATGACTCCTGGATCTTCGCCCTGGCCATCCTCCTGAGCAGCACCTTCGTGTACAACAGCATGGGAATCATCAACCAGCAGGCCATGGACCAACTGCA CTATATGACAGAGCTGACACAGCGAATCCGATCAAAATCCTCACCTAATGAGAATGAGAATAAGGATTCAGCTGACTTTGTGAGCTTCTTCCCAGACTTCGTGTGGACACTGAGAGATTTCTCCCTGGACTTACTAGCAGAAGGACAACCCATCACAGGAGATAAGTACCTGACATACTCCCTGAGGCTGAAGCAAG gcACCAGTTAA